The following are from one region of the bacterium genome:
- a CDS encoding transposase, whose amino-acid sequence MVRIARIVVPGLPHYVAQRGYEGQQAFFGPEDYALYLRLASEALDENKVKALAWSLLFNRVSLLVVPSSEEGLARALGEVHRRYSREVNARLGREGRLWHARFNSFTIEEPLIAETAKYVELQPVRTGLVLTPAAYPWSSATARLAKTADPLGAPATLPGVPDWSSYITEPVSKDFAKKLAQHESTGRPMGTEPFILGLEGKLGKRLRPRKRGRKPKIPRIED is encoded by the coding sequence ATGGTTAGAATAGCAAGAATAGTTGTACCCGGATTACCGCATTACGTCGCCCAGAGGGGTTACGAAGGCCAACAGGCGTTTTTTGGGCCTGAGGACTACGCCCTCTACCTTCGCCTCGCTTCCGAGGCACTCGACGAGAACAAGGTGAAAGCCTTGGCCTGGTCGCTTTTATTCAACCGCGTCAGCCTTCTCGTCGTTCCTTCGAGCGAGGAGGGGCTGGCAAGAGCTCTCGGTGAGGTTCACCGGCGTTACTCAAGGGAGGTCAACGCCCGTCTCGGGCGTGAAGGCCGCCTCTGGCACGCCCGGTTCAACTCCTTTACCATTGAGGAGCCCCTCATTGCCGAGACAGCCAAGTACGTAGAGCTACAGCCGGTGAGAACCGGGCTTGTGCTCACCCCGGCGGCGTATCCGTGGTCCTCGGCCACCGCGAGGCTGGCAAAGACCGCCGATCCTCTCGGCGCTCCTGCGACGCTCCCCGGAGTCCCGGACTGGTCGAGTTACATAACGGAACCCGTTTCAAAGGATTTCGCCAAGAAACTCGCCCAGCACGAGTCTACGGGACGCCCGATGGGGACCGAACCTTTCATCCTCGGACTCGAAGGCAAGCTCGGCAAGCGACTTCGCCCGAGAAAGAGGGGAAGAAAGCCAAAGATTCCGCGCATAGAGGACTAG
- a CDS encoding DUF805 domain-containing protein codes for MSRVKRLSFSGCQTFPVTLKSSGLKTDVFKLSGKIEGLMFNRTGTIKFMNFQGRINRFQFLIASVGLYVLMGAFIYFAMETWGFFEKFYLVFLFRVLAIFLVSIFSLSFLSIMVRRFHDIGKRWFFTPLIIVPIYNVYLFVILYVREGEGELNEFGPPVGAA; via the coding sequence ATGAGCCGCGTAAAGCGCCTTTCGTTTAGCGGTTGCCAAACCTTCCCTGTAACCTTAAAATCGTCCGGATTGAAAACTGACGTTTTTAAGCTATCGGGCAAAATTGAGGGTTTGATGTTCAACCGCACGGGCACGATAAAATTCATGAACTTTCAGGGAAGGATCAACCGTTTCCAGTTCCTGATAGCTTCTGTCGGCCTCTACGTCCTCATGGGGGCTTTCATCTACTTCGCGATGGAAACATGGGGGTTCTTCGAGAAGTTTTACCTCGTCTTTCTCTTTCGCGTGCTCGCGATTTTTCTCGTCTCCATCTTCTCCCTCTCCTTCCTTTCAATCATGGTGAGAAGGTTTCACGACATCGGAAAGCGGTGGTTCTTCACACCCCTGATAATCGTCCCGATCTACAACGTATACCTCTTCGTCATCCTCTATGTGAGGGAGGGGGAGGGGGAGTTGAACGAGTTTGGACCGCCGGTGGGAGCGGCCTGA
- a CDS encoding PaaI family thioesterase, with the protein MKENEMYQNALNIFSTVGLARFLGMELVAVADDECELSMPVDERHSNYIGGLHGGAAAALLDTAAFFPGSLLPSGIKLATEGIEVHLFRPVPLGEKVFAQAKILRSGRRIVTVELTLRMSGGKQAAHAIATLVDIGE; encoded by the coding sequence ATGAAAGAAAACGAGATGTACCAAAATGCCCTCAATATCTTCTCTACCGTGGGGCTGGCGCGATTCTTGGGGATGGAGCTTGTCGCCGTCGCCGACGACGAGTGCGAGCTCTCGATGCCTGTTGACGAAAGGCACTCCAACTATATAGGCGGGCTCCACGGCGGCGCGGCGGCGGCCCTGCTCGATACCGCCGCTTTTTTCCCCGGCTCTCTTCTGCCCTCCGGCATAAAACTGGCGACGGAGGGCATAGAGGTCCACCTCTTCCGGCCTGTGCCGCTGGGCGAGAAGGTTTTCGCCCAGGCGAAGATACTGCGAAGCGGCAGAAGGATAGTCACCGTGGAGCTGACCCTGAGGATGTCCGGAGGTAAACAGGCCGCCCACGCGATAGCCACTCTGGTGGACATAGGCGAATGA